The following proteins are encoded in a genomic region of Lachnospiraceae bacterium KM106-2:
- a CDS encoding flavodoxin, which translates to MEKIQWSKGKKRGMVALIIIIVLLLIGGWYFFLGNRIPNVTGEVEKGTEETKSLVVYFSRSGVIKIDGVDATSSASLNLEDDNLMGNTEIPARMIQKVTGADLFQIQTERYYRSAFMGTSITAWAEEKFNMRPNLAAIPENLDQYDVIYVGYPIWWFNAPMAIGSFFDSYDLTGKTIIPFCTSQDNGIDVSMNYIREVCKDATVLEGRRLNNPSEAEIRSWLEELGVENEITETSKEESQEETVKTAISNNENYDYHMEEIWSENNGNRIYGQAYIPETEEKIPLVIFSHELCNTHTAGIDYAEELASHGVATYTFDFNGGSSRNQSDGKTTEMSVMTEVSDLEAVMKDAKTWGFVDTSRIILLGGSQGGMVSAITAARHTDDLAGLVLLYPAFVIPDAIHNTFSSKDAIPGTFNFLGWIQVGRNYATDVWDYDVYSEIGSFDKDVLIIHGDRDYSVDLSYSERAKEAYENCELHVIKGAGHGFYGSSFDEAMDQIWEYLAEIE; encoded by the coding sequence ATGGAAAAAATTCAATGGTCGAAAGGAAAAAAACGTGGAATGGTGGCACTTATTATTATCATAGTATTGTTGTTAATCGGTGGATGGTATTTTTTCTTAGGCAACAGAATCCCGAATGTAACAGGTGAAGTAGAAAAAGGCACAGAAGAAACCAAATCGCTGGTAGTTTATTTTAGCAGATCAGGAGTCATAAAGATAGATGGTGTGGATGCAACTTCTTCTGCCAGTTTAAATCTGGAAGATGATAACTTGATGGGAAATACAGAAATTCCTGCAAGAATGATTCAGAAGGTAACTGGAGCAGATTTATTCCAGATTCAAACTGAAAGGTATTATCGTTCTGCTTTCATGGGAACCTCTATCACAGCATGGGCAGAGGAAAAATTTAATATGAGACCAAATCTTGCAGCAATTCCAGAGAACTTAGACCAGTACGATGTGATTTATGTTGGTTATCCAATCTGGTGGTTCAATGCGCCAATGGCTATTGGCTCCTTTTTTGATAGTTATGATCTGACAGGAAAGACAATTATTCCATTTTGTACCAGTCAGGATAATGGAATTGATGTAAGTATGAACTATATACGAGAGGTATGTAAGGATGCAACAGTTTTGGAAGGAAGAAGATTAAATAATCCGTCAGAAGCTGAAATTAGAAGCTGGCTTGAGGAACTTGGAGTGGAAAATGAAATAACGGAAACTTCAAAAGAAGAAAGTCAAGAAGAAACTGTGAAGACTGCTATTAGTAACAACGAAAACTACGACTACCATATGGAAGAAATATGGAGTGAGAATAATGGTAACCGTATTTATGGACAGGCATATATTCCAGAGACAGAGGAAAAGATTCCACTTGTGATATTTTCCCATGAGCTTTGTAATACCCACACTGCAGGAATTGATTATGCCGAAGAACTGGCATCGCATGGTGTGGCAACCTATACTTTTGATTTTAATGGAGGAAGTTCAAGAAATCAAAGTGATGGAAAGACCACAGAGATGTCAGTTATGACTGAGGTCAGTGACTTAGAGGCAGTTATGAAGGATGCAAAGACATGGGGTTTTGTGGATACCTCCAGAATCATTCTGCTGGGAGGTAGTCAGGGTGGTATGGTTTCAGCAATTACCGCTGCAAGGCATACAGATGACTTAGCTGGCTTGGTTCTGCTCTATCCTGCTTTTGTTATTCCAGATGCAATACATAATACATTTTCAAGTAAGGATGCGATACCTGGCACATTTAATTTCCTTGGCTGGATACAGGTTGGTAGGAATTATGCAACAGATGTATGGGACTATGATGTATACAGTGAAATTGGTTCCTTTGACAAGGATGTTTTGATTATACATGGTGACAGAGACTATTCTGTCGATTTATCCTATTCTGAAAGAGCCAAAGAAGCTTATGAAAACTGTGAGCTTCATGTAATAAAAGGAGCGGGACATGGTTTCTATGGTTCAAGCTTTGATGAAGCAATGGATCAGATTTGGGAATATTTAGCTGAAATAGAGTAA
- a CDS encoding flavodoxin — protein MKKRILAIGMVALMSLMTACGNETASENKSNVTQQDSGNVVENNTEDIMNNGSSLVAYFTYSENIGDTSDMSVDAISSASLNRDTKNTEGNLQVMAQEIVSKQGADLHHIIIEEPYDADYSTMLDRVVDEFSDDTKVALQSKIDNLDQYDVVYIGTPVWNGALPPAMETFFEENDLDGKTIIPFGIHLGSRFGSIIDQIEEYCPNATILEGFTINAETSNDEVRIEFDAWLDDLKLN, from the coding sequence ATGAAAAAAAGAATTCTTGCTATTGGAATGGTTGCACTCATGAGCCTTATGACTGCTTGTGGTAATGAAACAGCATCAGAGAATAAGTCAAATGTAACGCAGCAAGATAGTGGTAATGTTGTGGAAAATAACACAGAAGACATTATGAACAATGGATCTAGCCTTGTGGCATATTTTACATACAGTGAAAATATTGGTGATACCAGCGACATGAGTGTAGATGCAATTTCTTCTGCCAGTTTGAACCGAGATACAAAAAATACAGAAGGTAATCTTCAAGTAATGGCACAGGAAATTGTGAGTAAGCAGGGGGCAGATTTGCATCATATTATAATCGAGGAACCATATGATGCAGATTATTCGACGATGCTAGACAGAGTCGTAGATGAATTCAGCGATGATACAAAGGTAGCATTACAGTCAAAAATTGATAATCTTGATCAATATGACGTAGTGTATATCGGAACACCTGTATGGAATGGAGCATTGCCTCCTGCAATGGAAACATTCTTTGAAGAAAACGATTTAGATGGAAAAACAATTATTCCATTTGGAATACATTTGGGCAGTCGATTTGGTTCTATCATAGACCAGATTGAAGAATATTGTCCGAATGCCACGATATTAGAAGGATTTACAATCAATGCAGAGACTTCAAACGATGAAGTGCGAATAGAATTCGATGCATGGTTGGATGATTTAAAACTAAACTAA
- a CDS encoding flavoredoxin — protein sequence MRKNFGAKPFLYPQPVLIIGTYNEDGTANAMNAAWGGLCGADKLIIDLASHRTTDNILRTGEFIVSVADASHVVEADYVGIVSANKVPDKLEKAGLHTFKSEFVNAPVIDEFPMTFECKLLRQTEDGIVGKIVNVNIDERVLNEQGTVDVDKLGAITFDAMNSSYVKLGEKVGNAFSDGKKLTE from the coding sequence ATGAGAAAGAATTTTGGAGCAAAACCATTTTTATATCCACAGCCTGTTTTAATTATTGGAACTTACAATGAGGATGGTACAGCAAATGCAATGAATGCAGCTTGGGGAGGTCTGTGTGGAGCAGATAAATTGATTATTGATTTAGCAAGTCACAGAACAACTGACAATATTTTGAGAACAGGAGAATTTATAGTAAGTGTGGCAGATGCATCACATGTGGTGGAAGCAGATTATGTAGGAATCGTATCAGCAAACAAAGTACCAGATAAATTAGAAAAAGCAGGATTGCATACTTTTAAAAGTGAATTTGTCAATGCACCAGTTATTGATGAGTTTCCTATGACATTTGAGTGTAAGTTGCTAAGACAGACAGAAGATGGGATTGTAGGTAAGATTGTAAATGTGAATATTGATGAAAGAGTTTTAAATGAACAAGGAACTGTTGATGTTGATAAATTAGGAGCAATTACATTCGATGCAATGAATTCTTCTTATGTTAAGCTTGGGGAAAAAGTGGGTAATGCTTTTTCAGATGGGAAAAAGCTGACTGAATAG
- a CDS encoding flavodoxin: MAENEIKNGDRPEITISVDNVEEYDTVFVGYPIWYDEAPAMISTFLASYNFEGKRLIPFCTSSSDIIDISCWNWRYLYCKQINVN; the protein is encoded by the coding sequence ATGGCAGAAAACGAGATTAAGAATGGAGACAGACCAGAAATTACAATAAGTGTAGATAATGTAGAAGAATATGATACGGTTTTTGTGGGCTATCCGATTTGGTATGATGAGGCACCTGCTATGATTTCAACATTTCTGGCATCATATAATTTTGAAGGGAAGAGATTAATTCCATTTTGCACAAGTTCAAGTGATATAATTGATATTAGTTGCTGGAACTGGAGATATTTGTATTGCAAACAGATTAATGTTAATTGA
- a CDS encoding 2,4-dienoyl-CoA reductase [NADPH], protein MLIDMVNYNKIDVKTNTFLKGISETAVTVTTDEKVQDIEADTVILSVGFYADRTLYEALQQEVSNVWYIGDQDTPTNVMNAVADGAAVGFNI, encoded by the coding sequence ATGTTAATTGATATGGTTAACTACAATAAAATCGATGTAAAAACAAATACCTTCTTAAAGGGTATCAGTGAAACTGCAGTTACAGTAACTACAGATGAAAAAGTTCAGGATATCGAGGCTGATACTGTAATTCTTTCCGTTGGATTTTATGCAGATAGAACACTCTATGAAGCATTACAGCAAGAAGTAAGTAATGTATGGTATATCGGAGACCAGGATACACCTACAAATGTAATGAATGCAGTTGCAGATGGTGCAGCAGTTGGATTTAATATTTAA
- a CDS encoding chromosome initiation inhibitor, translated as MEIQILNYFLEIAREGNMTRAAKSLHVSQSSLSKQMKELETELGKPLFIRTRQGLSLTDEGMLLRKRAEDIIAMVDKTKAEFASLDEITGGDIHIGCAESYLIKYLARGIKTFKVNYPLLKFHLFSGDTSLVTEHLDRGLLDFAVIVEPPDLSKYNYIEMPGTDQWGLVIKKDHPLASKSEIIVDDLVGIDLICSNQSIKADIPRWCGEKADSLNFVGTGNLTYNGAVFVQEGLGCLLTFEHLANTGSETNLTFRPLSPILETKMYIIWKKYQLFTPISEVLIRWLMSHIND; from the coding sequence ATGGAAATACAAATTTTGAATTATTTCTTAGAAATAGCAAGAGAAGGAAATATGACGAGAGCTGCAAAGAGTCTACATGTTTCCCAATCCTCTTTATCAAAACAGATGAAGGAATTAGAAACAGAACTTGGAAAACCACTTTTTATTCGAACCAGACAGGGGCTTTCCTTAACAGACGAGGGAATGCTTCTTCGAAAACGAGCTGAAGATATCATTGCCATGGTTGATAAAACCAAAGCCGAATTTGCTTCTCTTGATGAAATAACTGGTGGAGATATTCATATAGGTTGTGCAGAATCTTATCTAATAAAGTATCTTGCGAGAGGCATCAAGACATTTAAAGTAAATTACCCACTTTTGAAATTCCATCTCTTTAGTGGAGATACCTCTCTTGTAACGGAACACCTTGATCGTGGATTACTTGATTTTGCTGTAATTGTAGAACCACCTGATCTCTCAAAATATAATTATATTGAAATGCCTGGTACAGATCAGTGGGGACTTGTTATAAAAAAAGATCATCCACTCGCTTCTAAATCCGAAATCATAGTGGACGATCTTGTTGGTATTGACCTTATATGTTCTAATCAGTCTATTAAGGCTGACATTCCTCGCTGGTGTGGTGAAAAAGCTGATTCACTAAATTTTGTTGGCACAGGTAATCTTACTTATAATGGAGCAGTTTTTGTGCAGGAAGGTCTTGGCTGCCTGCTCACCTTTGAACACCTTGCCAATACAGGTAGCGAAACAAACTTAACTTTTCGTCCTCTTTCACCCATCCTTGAAACCAAAATGTATATTATCTGGAAAAAATATCAGCTATTTACACCAATTTCAGAAGTACTTATTCGATGGCTTATGTCACATATAAATGATTAA
- a CDS encoding dienelactone hydrolase and related enzymes: MMNTEKLSLTTEWDKTFAKSEKVDHKKVTFVNRYGITLAADQYTPKNTEGKMAAIAVCGPFGAVKEQASGLYAQEMAERGFLTIAFDPSFTGESGGTPRYMASPDINTEDFQAAVDYLSVQDNVDPEKIGIIGICGFGGLALNTAGIDTRIKATVVSTMYDMSRIGANGYFDSENSEEARFQKRVTFNTQRTEDYKNGSYASSGALPDEAPEGAPQFLVDYIDYYRTKRGYHPRSQGNGNGWNVTGTMSFLNQPLLNYSNEIRSAVLVMHGEEAHSCYMGKDAYAAMTKDSEYTDNKELMIIPGAVHTDLYDKKDIIPFDHVEEFFHKYLQK, translated from the coding sequence ATGATGAACACAGAAAAATTAAGTTTGACAACAGAATGGGATAAGACATTTGCGAAGAGCGAAAAAGTAGATCACAAGAAGGTTACATTTGTGAACAGATATGGTATCACACTTGCAGCAGATCAGTACACACCAAAGAATACAGAAGGAAAAATGGCTGCAATTGCAGTATGTGGACCTTTTGGTGCAGTAAAAGAACAGGCATCGGGATTATATGCTCAGGAAATGGCAGAAAGAGGATTTTTAACAATCGCCTTTGACCCTTCCTTTACAGGAGAAAGTGGTGGAACACCAAGATATATGGCTTCTCCAGATATTAATACAGAAGATTTCCAGGCTGCAGTGGATTACTTATCCGTACAGGATAATGTAGATCCTGAGAAAATTGGAATTATCGGAATCTGTGGATTTGGTGGATTAGCTTTAAATACAGCAGGCATCGACACCAGAATCAAAGCAACAGTAGTATCTACTATGTATGATATGTCGAGAATTGGCGCAAACGGATATTTTGATTCAGAAAATAGTGAAGAGGCTCGTTTCCAGAAGAGAGTTACTTTCAATACACAGAGAACAGAAGATTATAAAAATGGCAGCTATGCTTCAAGTGGTGCACTTCCAGATGAAGCACCTGAAGGCGCACCTCAATTTTTAGTAGACTATATTGATTACTATAGAACAAAACGTGGTTATCATCCTCGTTCGCAGGGAAATGGTAATGGTTGGAATGTAACTGGTACCATGTCATTCTTGAATCAGCCACTTCTTAACTACAGCAATGAAATCCGTAGTGCAGTCCTTGTGATGCATGGAGAAGAAGCACATTCCTGCTATATGGGAAAGGATGCTTATGCAGCTATGACAAAAGACAGTGAGTATACAGATAATAAAGAATTGATGATTATTCCTGGAGCAGTACACACTGATCTTTATGATAAAAAGGACATCATTCCATTTGATCATGTGGAGGAGTTCTTCCACAAATATCTTCAAAAATAA
- a CDS encoding flavodoxin: MKKKVILCLSLIILVHVMSGCAGLGSEKVVKDEIPVKEEQKASVETDEDTSIKENKERNKSVLIAYFSRIGNIDSEYKVDATSSASVVIAGDSMLGNTEYMARLIQAEISGDLHFIETKEKYSSHYDSTDNNKLDVQTNIEHRENARPELVGEISNMEDYDVVFLGFPNWWNDFPMAVYSFLDEYDLSGKKVYLFNTSGGGGAANTLKTIQELEPNADINENILTVSHFDFDNFDEDDVKDWMEEIEYEKN; this comes from the coding sequence ATGAAAAAGAAAGTGATACTATGTTTGAGCTTGATTATCCTAGTTCATGTGATGAGTGGCTGTGCTGGTTTAGGCTCAGAAAAAGTAGTAAAAGATGAAATACCGGTAAAAGAAGAACAAAAAGCCTCAGTGGAGACCGATGAGGACACATCGATAAAGGAAAACAAAGAGAGAAATAAGAGTGTCCTGATTGCATATTTTTCAAGAATCGGAAATATTGATTCCGAGTATAAAGTAGATGCAACATCCTCTGCAAGTGTTGTCATAGCAGGAGATTCCATGTTGGGAAATACGGAATACATGGCCAGGCTGATACAGGCAGAAATTAGTGGAGATCTTCATTTTATTGAGACAAAAGAGAAATATTCTTCTCATTATGACAGTACAGATAATAATAAATTAGATGTCCAAACCAATATTGAACACAGAGAAAATGCACGTCCTGAACTTGTAGGTGAAATCTCGAACATGGAAGACTATGATGTTGTATTCCTGGGATTCCCCAACTGGTGGAACGATTTTCCTATGGCTGTTTATTCCTTTTTAGATGAATATGACTTGTCAGGGAAAAAAGTATATCTCTTTAACACCAGCGGTGGCGGTGGAGCTGCTAATACCTTGAAAACAATTCAGGAGCTTGAACCAAATGCAGATATTAATGAAAATATTTTGACAGTTTCTCATTTTGATTTTGACAACTTCGATGAGGATGATGTGAAAGATTGGATGGAAGAGATTGAGTATGAAAAGAATTAA
- a CDS encoding alcohol dehydrogenase, which produces MMNFIFNNPTKLLFGSGKLGELHNETLPGKKALLLTSNGKSTHTNGSFDKTVEELKKSGVDYVVFNKIMENPLMEVCEEGGAFAKENGCDFIVALGGGAVLDSSVAVATMATNPGRLWDYVSGGTGKALPLVEKPLPIVTIATSSGTGSEMNEWGGICKEDTHEKIGFGNVACKPVIAVVDPTYMTTVPATYTAYQGFDALFHNTEVMMSTSLNVMSEAIALSAIENIAKWLPIAVKDGSNIEAREHVAYGSTMAGITMQLTSTTAQHSMEHAMSAYHRNLQHGAGLIIISREFAQFFVDRHVCDDRFIKMAKAMGVENPTSPQDFVDALVKLQEACGVADLKMSDYGFKKEESVTLAINARETMGGLYPANPCEMTDEDVAGIFDRSYK; this is translated from the coding sequence ATGATGAATTTTATTTTTAACAATCCGACCAAGCTATTATTTGGTAGCGGAAAACTTGGGGAGTTACATAACGAAACTTTGCCAGGTAAGAAAGCATTACTGCTTACCAGTAATGGTAAATCTACCCATACTAATGGTTCCTTTGATAAAACTGTAGAGGAACTGAAAAAATCTGGTGTAGACTATGTGGTATTTAACAAAATTATGGAGAATCCATTGATGGAAGTCTGCGAAGAAGGCGGAGCATTTGCAAAGGAAAATGGATGTGACTTTATCGTAGCACTTGGTGGAGGAGCTGTTCTTGATTCCTCTGTTGCAGTAGCAACCATGGCAACAAATCCAGGAAGATTATGGGACTATGTAAGTGGTGGAACAGGAAAAGCACTTCCATTAGTAGAAAAACCACTTCCAATCGTGACCATAGCAACTTCATCAGGAACAGGATCTGAGATGAATGAGTGGGGGGGTATTTGCAAAGAAGATACTCATGAGAAAATTGGTTTTGGAAATGTAGCATGTAAACCGGTCATTGCAGTCGTAGATCCAACTTACATGACAACTGTTCCTGCAACCTATACAGCATATCAGGGATTTGATGCATTGTTCCACAACACAGAAGTTATGATGTCAACAAGCCTGAATGTAATGTCAGAAGCGATTGCACTTTCAGCCATTGAAAACATTGCAAAATGGCTTCCTATAGCAGTAAAAGATGGAAGCAATATTGAAGCTAGAGAACATGTGGCTTATGGATCTACCATGGCGGGTATAACTATGCAACTTACATCGACAACAGCACAGCATTCTATGGAACACGCTATGAGTGCATATCATAGAAATCTACAGCATGGAGCAGGTCTTATCATTATTTCTAGAGAATTTGCACAGTTCTTTGTAGACCGTCATGTATGTGACGATAGATTTATCAAGATGGCAAAAGCAATGGGAGTAGAGAATCCAACTTCTCCACAGGATTTTGTAGATGCACTTGTAAAATTACAGGAAGCATGTGGAGTTGCTGATCTTAAGATGAGTGATTATGGATTTAAGAAAGAAGAGTCTGTGACATTGGCTATAAATGCAAGAGAAACCATGGGTGGATTGTATCCAGCAAATCCTTGTGAGATGACAGATGAAGATGTAGCAGGAATATTTGATCGTTCCTATAAATAA
- a CDS encoding oxidoreductase of aldo/keto reductase family, subgroup 1 has protein sequence MGLFDLEKRTVILNSGYEMQINGIGTYSLLDDVCVDSLLEALNRGVRFIDTAYMYHNEAEVGKAVRDSDIPREKIFVTTKIYPDQYSNPEAAINTALEKLDIGYIDLMLLHHPGTGDVEAYKAMEKAVADGKIRSIGLSCYYIEELKEFLPQVTITPALVQNEIHPYYQDTEVIDYIHNLGIVVEGWYPLGGRGHQKELLSDSVLDAIAKTHNKSVAQIILRWNLQREVVVIPGSSNPDHIQENTELYDFELTDEEMKQIESLNRNEKHDWY, from the coding sequence ATGGGATTGTTTGACTTAGAAAAGAGAACAGTAATTCTAAACAGTGGTTACGAAATGCAAATCAATGGAATAGGTACTTACAGTTTGCTTGATGATGTATGTGTGGATTCTCTTTTAGAAGCACTTAATAGAGGTGTTCGTTTTATTGACACTGCATATATGTATCATAATGAAGCTGAAGTGGGAAAGGCAGTTCGAGATTCTGATATTCCAAGAGAGAAAATATTTGTTACAACAAAAATATATCCTGATCAATATTCCAATCCGGAAGCAGCAATAAATACGGCTTTAGAGAAGTTGGATATTGGTTATATTGACTTAATGTTATTGCATCATCCAGGGACTGGAGATGTCGAGGCATATAAAGCGATGGAAAAGGCTGTAGCAGATGGTAAGATTCGTTCGATAGGTTTGTCTTGTTATTATATTGAGGAACTGAAAGAATTCTTACCACAAGTAACCATTACACCAGCTTTGGTACAAAATGAGATTCACCCATATTATCAGGATACAGAAGTAATTGACTATATTCATAACTTGGGAATTGTTGTAGAAGGTTGGTATCCGCTTGGTGGCAGAGGTCACCAAAAAGAACTGTTAAGTGATTCTGTTCTGGATGCTATTGCGAAAACTCATAACAAATCAGTTGCTCAGATAATTCTTCGTTGGAATCTTCAACGAGAAGTTGTTGTCATACCAGGTTCAAGTAATCCTGATCATATTCAGGAAAATACGGAGCTGTATGATTTTGAATTAACTGATGAGGAAATGAAACAGATTGAAAGTCTAAATAGAAATGAAAAACATGATTGGTATTAA
- a CDS encoding Zn-dependent hydrolase, with protein MDSGRGDKERKHLVKITARIYYFPGEEETDRPYLYYIKGDHYSAAVDAGNSKAHVQAYYEAITKAGLPLPEYTVITHWHWDHTFGIPYVHGKTIANQLTKNKLIEVSQWNWTKKAMEDREKSGEDIAFCNECICKEYPMLSDIKVQTVDQGIIEPMELDLGGVHLQLFPRDSTHSRDALFIYAPEEKALFVGDGDCGDHYENNGEFDPNRLDSLLKFVEKIDFKYYFLGHDVPDTKEGAIKYLGEIRTESRR; from the coding sequence ATGGATTCTGGGAGAGGTGACAAGGAAAGAAAACACTTAGTTAAGATAACAGCAAGGATATACTATTTTCCGGGGGAAGAAGAGACGGATAGACCTTATTTGTACTATATAAAAGGTGACCACTATAGTGCCGCGGTAGATGCAGGAAATTCAAAAGCACATGTGCAAGCTTACTATGAGGCTATTACTAAGGCAGGTCTTCCACTTCCAGAGTATACCGTGATCACACATTGGCATTGGGATCATACCTTTGGAATTCCTTATGTTCATGGAAAGACAATTGCCAATCAGCTGACAAAGAATAAATTAATAGAGGTAAGTCAGTGGAATTGGACGAAGAAAGCAATGGAAGATCGTGAAAAGAGCGGAGAAGATATCGCTTTTTGTAATGAATGCATTTGCAAAGAATATCCGATGTTGTCTGATATCAAGGTGCAGACCGTTGATCAAGGAATAATAGAGCCCATGGAACTTGATCTGGGAGGAGTACATCTTCAATTATTTCCCAGGGACTCCACACATTCAAGAGATGCACTTTTTATCTATGCACCAGAAGAAAAAGCGCTGTTTGTGGGAGATGGAGATTGTGGAGATCATTATGAGAATAACGGTGAGTTTGATCCAAACCGCTTGGACTCCCTACTGAAATTTGTGGAAAAGATTGATTTTAAGTACTATTTTTTGGGACATGATGTGCCAGATACAAAAGAAGGTGCCATTAAGTATTTAGGTGAGATAAGAACGGAAAGCAGAAGGTGA